Proteins found in one Corynebacterium sanguinis genomic segment:
- a CDS encoding DUF6308 family protein has translation MSDSQQFTLPTCLREAMAGDFANAESLLRRYYGSRLEGSKSALDKEGWYSGAYYDEWGESTSPKNPTAFTAEDLLAVSYLSVSISGRAAAEILHRRREEINDCLAAAVGECEGYASLSEVPLEKTSYTGIVKFLPDTAWAPFLLEKKLRELDGIGAVKASKLIARKLPRIYPIYDERVTALTGARDQYMRPLHVTLVENPGVEQTLEELRRSVGLPASISSIRVFDVLVWMEQTDLVRGLGR, from the coding sequence ATGAGCGATTCACAGCAGTTCACCCTGCCCACGTGCCTGAGGGAGGCCATGGCGGGTGACTTCGCTAATGCGGAGTCATTGCTGCGGCGCTACTACGGTTCCAGGCTCGAAGGCAGCAAAAGCGCTCTGGACAAAGAGGGATGGTACTCGGGCGCGTACTACGACGAATGGGGAGAAAGCACCAGTCCCAAGAATCCGACAGCGTTTACGGCTGAGGACCTCCTTGCGGTTTCCTACCTGAGCGTATCTATTTCCGGGCGAGCGGCGGCTGAAATTTTGCACCGGCGACGTGAGGAAATCAACGATTGCCTGGCGGCCGCGGTGGGTGAGTGCGAGGGGTACGCGTCGCTGAGCGAGGTGCCGTTGGAAAAGACTTCCTATACCGGAATAGTCAAGTTTCTTCCTGACACAGCCTGGGCGCCATTTCTGTTGGAGAAGAAGCTGCGCGAGCTGGATGGCATTGGTGCGGTGAAGGCATCGAAGTTGATCGCCCGAAAACTGCCACGCATCTACCCGATCTACGACGAGCGCGTCACAGCCCTTACCGGCGCGCGTGATCAGTATATGCGCCCGCTCCATGTGACGCTGGTGGAAAACCCAGGCGTCGAGCAGACCCTGGAGGAACTGCGCCGGTCTGTGGGTTTGCCCGCAAGCATTTCCTCGATCCGGGTTTTCGACGTCCTTGTCTGGATGGAGCAAACTGACCTGGTGAGAGGGTTGGGCAGGTAG
- a CDS encoding energy-coupling factor ABC transporter ATP-binding protein, whose amino-acid sequence MPVIRFEGASVSYEGTVVLHPTTLELTEHRIGIIGSNGSGKSTLVRLINGLITPSTGTVYVDALNPVTDGKLVRRRVGFVFSDAESQIVMPRVAEDVAFSLRRFKLPRDEVSRRVDQALMRFGLGDKRDNSPHTLSGGEKQLLALTAVLVIEPELVIADEPTTLLDARNRRRIIGEIAALEQQVIVVTHDLDMLAGFDRVLCLDEGRVLFDGPPHDTVSFYNELLGE is encoded by the coding sequence ATGCCTGTTATCCGCTTTGAAGGCGCCAGCGTGAGCTACGAGGGCACCGTCGTCCTGCATCCGACCACCCTCGAGCTCACCGAACACCGCATCGGCATCATCGGCTCCAACGGCTCGGGCAAGTCCACCCTCGTGCGGCTGATCAACGGCCTGATTACCCCCTCCACCGGCACCGTGTATGTCGACGCCCTCAACCCCGTCACCGATGGCAAGCTCGTGCGCCGCCGGGTCGGATTCGTCTTCTCGGACGCCGAGTCGCAGATCGTCATGCCGCGCGTCGCCGAAGACGTCGCGTTTTCCCTGCGCCGCTTCAAGCTCCCGCGCGACGAGGTGTCGCGCCGCGTCGATCAGGCACTCATGCGCTTTGGTCTCGGCGACAAGCGCGACAATTCACCGCACACCCTCTCCGGGGGCGAAAAGCAGCTGCTCGCGCTGACCGCCGTGCTGGTGATCGAGCCGGAGCTCGTCATCGCCGACGAGCCAACCACCCTGCTTGACGCGCGCAACCGCCGCCGCATTATCGGTGAGATAGCGGCGCTGGAGCAGCAGGTCATCGTGGTCACCCACGATCTTGACATGCTCGCGGGCTTCGATCGCGTCCTCTGCCTCGACGAGGGGCGCGTGCTTTTCGACGGCCCCCCGCACGACACCGTCTCCTTCTACAACGAACTTCTCGGGGAGTAA
- a CDS encoding PspA/IM30 family protein has product MANPFSKFWNYLMALFDNKIEENADPKIQIEQAISQAQRQHQALSQQAAAVIGNQRQLEMQLNRRLEEVEKLQANTRQALQLADKARGEGDAQKAQEYENAAEAFAAQLVTAEQSIEDTKQLHDQALQQAAQAKQAVERNSAQLQQQVAERSKLLSQLEQAKMQEKVAETMSSMNAITTGTPNLDQVRDKIERRYANALGQAELAQNSIQGRMAEVEQAGIQMAGHGRLEQIRAQMAGELTNSQKPAIESSEVNSAPQAADAGSDVSNDAVQARMRELRGEH; this is encoded by the coding sequence ATGGCTAACCCGTTTTCCAAGTTCTGGAACTACCTGATGGCTCTGTTCGACAACAAGATCGAGGAGAACGCAGACCCGAAGATCCAGATCGAGCAAGCAATTAGCCAGGCGCAGCGCCAGCACCAGGCCCTGTCCCAGCAGGCCGCAGCCGTCATCGGCAACCAGCGCCAGCTGGAGATGCAGCTCAACCGCCGCCTCGAAGAGGTGGAGAAGCTCCAGGCCAACACCCGCCAGGCACTCCAGCTGGCGGACAAGGCCCGTGGCGAAGGCGACGCGCAGAAGGCGCAGGAATACGAAAACGCCGCCGAGGCGTTCGCCGCCCAGCTGGTCACGGCCGAGCAGAGCATCGAAGACACCAAGCAGCTCCACGACCAGGCCCTGCAGCAGGCGGCGCAGGCGAAGCAGGCCGTTGAGCGCAACTCCGCGCAGCTGCAGCAGCAGGTCGCAGAGCGCTCCAAGCTTCTGTCCCAGCTCGAGCAGGCGAAGATGCAGGAGAAGGTCGCCGAGACCATGTCCTCGATGAACGCGATCACCACCGGCACCCCGAACTTGGATCAGGTGCGCGACAAGATTGAACGCCGCTACGCCAACGCCTTGGGCCAGGCCGAGTTGGCGCAGAACTCCATCCAGGGCCGCATGGCCGAGGTCGAGCAGGCCGGCATCCAGATGGCCGGCCACGGCCGCCTCGAGCAGATCCGCGCGCAAATGGCCGGTGAACTGACCAACAGCCAGAAGCCGGCGATCGAGTCTAGCGAAGTGAACTCCGCACCGCAGGCAGCAGATGCAGGCAGCGACGTGTCCAACGACGCCGTGCAGGCCCGCATGCGTGAGCTGCGCGGCGAGCACTAA
- a CDS encoding CinA family protein codes for MDSSTILARELIDALRTRNQTISFCESLTAGLVAATLATVPGASAVLRGGLVVYATDLKRSLAGVPEEVLSTHGAVSPVTAREMARGTRRVCQSDWAVAVTGVAGPDTQDGHPVGEVWVGLSGPRWTASSPAAQLVDSAAGRYALLPSATEPVRVLAGGREEIRQAAVQAALSGALAGVREQN; via the coding sequence GTGGATAGCTCCACAATTCTCGCGCGCGAGCTTATCGACGCTCTGCGCACCCGCAACCAGACCATCAGCTTCTGCGAGTCCCTGACCGCAGGCCTGGTCGCCGCAACGCTCGCGACCGTTCCAGGCGCCTCGGCCGTGCTGCGCGGCGGACTCGTCGTCTACGCCACCGACCTGAAGCGCTCGCTCGCCGGCGTGCCCGAGGAGGTCCTTTCCACCCACGGCGCGGTCTCACCCGTTACCGCCCGTGAGATGGCCCGCGGAACGCGGCGGGTGTGCCAGTCCGACTGGGCCGTTGCGGTCACCGGCGTAGCCGGGCCCGATACTCAAGACGGCCACCCCGTCGGCGAGGTGTGGGTCGGGCTGTCTGGCCCTCGGTGGACGGCGTCCTCGCCCGCGGCGCAGCTCGTCGACTCCGCGGCCGGGCGCTACGCGCTGCTGCCGTCAGCGACGGAGCCGGTGCGGGTGCTGGCGGGCGGGCGCGAGGAAATCCGCCAAGCCGCGGTGCAGGCGGCGCTTAGTGGAGCCCTTGCGGGCGTGCGGGAACAAAACTGA
- a CDS encoding LLM class flavin-dependent oxidoreductase, which translates to MVEVGLVTSGDLQADTDRNVLTHAQAIHNVVEEAVLADEVGFDVFGIGEHHREDYAVSAPDMLLAAIASRTDNNHLTTIVIALSSDDPVRIFQRFSTLQAISNGLAEMQLGRGSFTESLPLFGYDLRDYEALFEEKLDLVRTLLDADASREPFSWSGTTRASLELASVYPRTDQPLLTWVAVGGSPESVVRAARQRMKLMLAITGGAPVRFKPFVDLFHQANEQLGQPRNSVGAHVHGFVAKTDEEAAERMYPHWHRSRTLIGRDRGWPDPTPEQFYNEIRHGALHLGSPETVAQKTARTIRELGLDRLVFKYSNGTLPHEYSLESIRLMGEQVIPRVRELLEEG; encoded by the coding sequence ATGGTCGAAGTCGGACTCGTCACCTCCGGCGACCTACAGGCCGACACCGACAGAAACGTGCTCACCCATGCCCAGGCCATCCACAACGTCGTCGAGGAGGCTGTGCTTGCCGACGAAGTCGGCTTCGACGTCTTCGGCATTGGAGAGCATCACCGCGAGGACTACGCCGTGTCCGCGCCCGACATGCTGCTCGCCGCCATCGCCTCGCGCACTGATAACAACCACCTCACCACCATCGTGATCGCGCTCTCCTCCGACGACCCGGTGCGCATCTTCCAGCGTTTCTCCACGCTCCAGGCCATTTCGAACGGCCTTGCCGAGATGCAGCTCGGCCGAGGCTCGTTTACCGAGTCCCTCCCGCTGTTCGGCTACGACCTGCGAGATTACGAGGCGCTTTTCGAGGAGAAACTCGATCTTGTGCGCACGCTTCTCGACGCCGACGCCTCCCGCGAGCCGTTCAGCTGGTCCGGCACCACGAGAGCGTCGCTTGAGCTCGCCTCCGTCTACCCGCGCACCGATCAACCCCTGCTGACCTGGGTGGCGGTAGGTGGCTCGCCGGAGTCCGTGGTGCGTGCGGCGCGCCAGCGGATGAAGCTGATGCTGGCCATCACCGGTGGAGCGCCCGTGCGGTTCAAGCCGTTTGTGGACCTGTTTCACCAGGCCAACGAGCAGCTGGGTCAGCCTCGCAACTCAGTTGGCGCGCATGTACACGGCTTTGTCGCCAAAACCGATGAGGAAGCGGCCGAGCGTATGTACCCGCACTGGCACCGCTCCCGCACGCTTATAGGGCGTGATCGCGGCTGGCCGGATCCGACGCCGGAGCAGTTTTACAACGAGATCCGCCACGGCGCGCTGCACCTCGGCTCACCCGAGACGGTGGCGCAAAAGACGGCGCGCACGATCCGTGAGCTCGGCCTGGATCGCCTAGTGTTCAAATACTCCAACGGGACCCTGCCACACGAGTATTCTCTCGAATCGATCCGGCTAATGGGCGAGCAAGTCATCCCGCGGGTGCGGGAGTTGCTGGAGGAGGGGTAG
- the recA gene encoding recombinase RecA produces the protein MAAKKKTTAAAGGDRQNALDAALAMIEKDFGKGAVMRLGDENRPPIQVISSGNTAIDVALGIGGFPRGRVVEIYGPESSGKTTVALHAIASAQRAGGIAAFIDAEHALDPDYARKLGVDTDNLLVSQPDTGEQALEIADMLVRSGAIDIIVIDSVAALTPKAEIEGEMGDSHVGLQARLMSQALRKMTGALYNSGTTAIFINQLREKIGVMFGSPETTTGGKALKFYASVRCDVRRIQTLKDGQDSIGNRTRLKVVKNKVSPPFKIAEFDIMYGEGISRESSIIDMGVDNGIVKKSGSWFTYEGDQLGQGKEKARLFLKDNVDLANEIEDKIFQKLGVGAYAGNGDELTDDPVDMVPNIDFDDDDANEPLGASDSNLVPNEG, from the coding sequence ATGGCAGCGAAAAAGAAGACTACCGCGGCAGCGGGCGGGGATCGCCAAAACGCGCTCGACGCTGCGCTGGCGATGATTGAGAAGGACTTCGGCAAGGGCGCGGTCATGCGCCTCGGGGATGAAAATCGCCCCCCGATCCAGGTCATTTCCTCCGGCAACACCGCGATCGACGTTGCGCTCGGCATCGGCGGGTTCCCGCGGGGGCGAGTCGTGGAGATTTACGGGCCCGAGTCCTCCGGTAAGACCACCGTTGCGCTGCACGCGATTGCCTCCGCCCAGCGCGCCGGCGGAATCGCCGCGTTTATTGACGCCGAACACGCCCTGGACCCCGACTACGCCCGCAAACTCGGCGTGGATACCGACAACCTCTTAGTCTCCCAGCCCGACACGGGCGAGCAGGCGCTGGAAATCGCTGACATGCTGGTGCGGTCGGGCGCTATCGACATCATCGTCATTGACTCGGTCGCCGCGCTGACGCCGAAGGCCGAAATCGAAGGCGAAATGGGCGACTCCCACGTCGGCCTCCAGGCCCGCCTGATGTCTCAGGCGCTGCGCAAAATGACCGGCGCGCTCTACAACTCCGGAACCACCGCGATCTTTATTAACCAGCTGCGCGAGAAGATCGGCGTGATGTTCGGATCACCCGAGACCACCACCGGCGGCAAGGCCCTGAAGTTCTACGCCTCCGTGCGTTGCGACGTCCGTCGCATCCAAACCCTCAAGGACGGCCAGGATTCCATCGGCAACCGCACCAGGCTCAAGGTGGTCAAGAACAAGGTGTCGCCGCCGTTCAAGATCGCCGAATTCGACATCATGTACGGCGAGGGCATTTCGCGCGAATCCTCCATCATCGACATGGGCGTCGACAACGGCATCGTGAAAAAGTCCGGTTCCTGGTTCACCTACGAGGGCGACCAGCTGGGCCAGGGCAAGGAGAAGGCCCGATTGTTCCTCAAGGACAACGTCGATTTGGCGAACGAGATCGAGGACAAGATCTTCCAGAAGCTCGGCGTCGGCGCCTACGCGGGCAACGGCGACGAGCTCACCGACGACCCGGTCGACATGGTCCCCAACATCGACTTCGACGACGACGATGCCAACGAGCCGCTGGGCGCCTCCGATAGCAACCTGGTGCCTAACGAGGGTTAA
- a CDS encoding DUF3046 domain-containing protein, with translation MRLTEFQQLVEDEFGPANAGWVMDSQVLSPYNQTANEMIESGIDPRLAWEGLCRAYDVPEDRQLGRDRPGF, from the coding sequence ATGCGCTTGACCGAATTCCAGCAGCTGGTGGAAGACGAGTTCGGCCCCGCGAACGCGGGGTGGGTGATGGACTCGCAAGTCCTGTCGCCGTACAACCAGACCGCGAACGAGATGATCGAAAGTGGAATCGACCCCCGTTTAGCGTGGGAGGGGTTGTGCCGCGCCTACGACGTGCCGGAAGACCGGCAACTGGGAAGAGACCGCCCGGGATTCTGA
- a CDS encoding biotin transporter BioY, whose product MSKTSPTPPASAEATQASNTTADVAFVAVFTALVIVLGFVAIPAGALGVPIVIQNTALVLAALVLGARRGFFVAGLFLLIGFLLPVLAGGRTTYYALSSATVGYVISYLIAVPVAGAIAERVIGRSRPVKVALFILAGYLGLGLQYLFGSIGMVVRAGLELPAALAAQLPFIPTDVLEMAVMVAIAIGVHTAFPQLLRGSASPAR is encoded by the coding sequence ATGTCGAAAACATCACCAACTCCCCCGGCTTCAGCCGAGGCCACACAGGCATCGAACACCACCGCCGACGTAGCCTTCGTCGCGGTGTTCACCGCGCTCGTGATCGTGCTGGGGTTCGTCGCCATCCCCGCTGGCGCCCTGGGGGTGCCCATCGTGATCCAGAACACCGCGCTCGTTCTCGCGGCGCTGGTCCTCGGGGCCAGGCGCGGGTTTTTCGTCGCCGGTTTGTTCCTCCTGATCGGTTTTCTCCTGCCGGTCCTCGCCGGTGGGCGCACCACCTACTATGCCCTGAGTTCAGCCACGGTTGGCTACGTCATCAGCTACCTCATTGCGGTTCCCGTCGCCGGCGCCATCGCAGAGCGCGTCATCGGCCGCTCCCGACCCGTCAAGGTGGCGCTGTTTATCCTCGCCGGCTACCTCGGTCTGGGCCTTCAGTACCTGTTCGGCTCCATCGGCATGGTGGTGCGCGCGGGGCTCGAACTCCCCGCCGCACTGGCAGCGCAGCTGCCTTTCATCCCCACCGACGTGCTTGAGATGGCCGTCATGGTCGCCATCGCCATCGGCGTGCACACCGCGTTTCCGCAGCTTTTGCGCGGTAGCGCGAGCCCAGCGCGTTAA
- the miaB gene encoding tRNA (N6-isopentenyl adenosine(37)-C2)-methylthiotransferase MiaB produces the protein MNVHDSERISGMLEDAGYTAADEGAEPDLVVFNTCAVRDNADQRLYGSLGQLKKTKDNHPGMQIAVGGCLAQKDRDTVIEKAPWVDAVFGTHNMSALPALLDRARVSEEAQVEVVEALEVFPSVLPAKRESSYAGWVSISVGCNNTCTFCIVPSLRGKELDRRPGDILAEVKALVDQGVSEVTLLGQNVNAYGVNFVDASLERDRSAFSKLLRACGDIEGLERVRFTSPHPAEFTSDVIDAMAETPNVCPQLHMPLQSGSDKVLKEMRRSYRSKKFLAILDEVRDKLPHAAITTDIIVGFPGETEEDFQATLDVVEKARFTSAFTFQYSPRPGTPAAEMADQLPKDVVQKRFERLVALQERISAEENAKLIGTEVELLVQAGGGKKNDSTQRMSGRARDGRLVHFTPRGEIDQEVRPGDVVYVAVTDAKPHYLIADSGVVKHRRTKAGDNSAAGDVPTTAPIGVGLGLPSIGKPGAAPASSGCC, from the coding sequence ATGAACGTGCACGACTCCGAGCGCATCTCCGGGATGCTCGAGGACGCGGGATACACCGCGGCCGACGAGGGGGCCGAGCCCGACCTGGTGGTTTTCAACACCTGCGCCGTGCGTGACAACGCGGACCAGCGCCTCTACGGCTCGCTCGGTCAGCTGAAGAAGACCAAGGACAACCACCCGGGGATGCAGATCGCCGTCGGCGGGTGCCTGGCGCAGAAAGACCGCGACACGGTGATAGAGAAGGCGCCGTGGGTGGACGCCGTCTTCGGCACCCACAACATGTCGGCGCTCCCAGCGCTGCTCGACCGCGCGCGCGTCAGCGAGGAAGCCCAGGTCGAGGTGGTGGAAGCACTCGAGGTCTTCCCCTCGGTGCTGCCGGCGAAGCGGGAAAGCTCTTACGCGGGCTGGGTGTCCATCTCGGTGGGCTGCAACAACACCTGCACGTTTTGTATCGTTCCCTCGCTGCGCGGCAAGGAGCTCGACCGTCGCCCCGGAGACATCCTCGCCGAGGTCAAGGCCCTCGTGGATCAGGGGGTCTCCGAGGTGACCCTGCTCGGCCAGAACGTTAACGCCTACGGGGTCAACTTTGTCGACGCATCCCTTGAGCGGGATCGTTCCGCGTTTTCCAAGCTGCTGCGTGCCTGCGGGGACATCGAGGGGCTCGAAAGGGTGCGTTTTACCTCGCCGCATCCGGCGGAGTTCACCTCAGACGTGATTGATGCAATGGCGGAGACTCCCAACGTGTGCCCGCAGCTGCACATGCCGCTGCAGTCCGGCTCGGACAAAGTGCTCAAGGAGATGCGCAGGTCGTACCGATCGAAGAAGTTCCTCGCCATCTTGGATGAGGTGCGCGACAAGCTGCCCCACGCGGCGATCACCACCGACATCATCGTCGGCTTCCCCGGCGAGACTGAAGAGGACTTCCAGGCCACCCTCGACGTGGTGGAAAAGGCCCGGTTTACCTCGGCGTTTACCTTCCAATACTCGCCACGTCCCGGCACCCCGGCCGCGGAGATGGCCGACCAGCTGCCGAAGGACGTTGTCCAGAAGCGATTCGAGCGCCTCGTGGCGCTGCAGGAGCGCATCAGCGCGGAGGAAAACGCCAAGCTCATCGGCACCGAGGTGGAGCTGCTGGTCCAGGCGGGCGGAGGCAAGAAGAACGACTCCACCCAGCGCATGTCGGGCCGGGCGCGGGACGGGCGCCTGGTGCACTTCACCCCGCGGGGTGAGATTGACCAGGAGGTGCGCCCGGGTGATGTTGTGTACGTCGCCGTGACGGATGCGAAGCCGCACTACCTGATTGCTGATTCGGGCGTCGTCAAGCATCGTCGCACAAAGGCCGGGGACAATTCCGCGGCGGGCGATGTTCCCACGACCGCACCGATCGGGGTCGGGCTGGGGTTGCCTTCGATTGGCAAGCCCGGTGCGGCCCCGGCAAGCAGCGGCTGCTGCTAG
- the recX gene encoding recombination regulator RecX, whose product MADPDPHKVAQLKAALEHFQPGTLFDREEEQALAPVRTRALRLLDQRARSKSELRSRLISAEFDPKLVERVLDSLENSGLINDAVFASEWVRQRSQRRGKSVRALDMELLDKGVAEPVRQEALSQITAEEEEAAARAVAEKKAREVKAAPSDRAEYDKHLRRIVGVMARRGYSSALSLRLGRDVLDARIAECE is encoded by the coding sequence ATGGCCGACCCTGATCCGCACAAGGTCGCCCAGCTCAAGGCCGCCCTCGAACACTTCCAGCCGGGCACGCTGTTCGACCGCGAAGAGGAGCAGGCTTTGGCGCCTGTGCGCACGCGAGCTTTGCGTTTGCTCGACCAGCGAGCCCGGTCAAAATCCGAGCTGCGCTCGCGCCTCATCTCCGCGGAGTTCGACCCAAAGCTCGTCGAGCGGGTCCTCGACTCACTGGAGAACTCGGGGCTGATCAATGACGCGGTTTTTGCCAGCGAGTGGGTCCGCCAGCGCTCCCAGCGAAGGGGAAAGTCGGTTCGTGCGCTCGACATGGAGCTGCTGGACAAGGGGGTTGCTGAGCCGGTACGCCAGGAGGCGCTGTCCCAGATCACCGCCGAGGAAGAGGAAGCCGCCGCCCGAGCTGTCGCGGAGAAGAAGGCCCGCGAAGTCAAGGCAGCGCCATCCGATCGCGCGGAGTACGACAAGCACCTGCGCCGGATTGTTGGGGTGATGGCGCGTCGCGGCTACAGCTCGGCGCTGAGCCTGCGGCTGGGCCGCGACGTGCTCGACGCACGGATTGCCGAGTGCGAGTGA
- a CDS encoding energy-coupling factor transporter transmembrane component T family protein, with amino-acid sequence MLTYVPLSVYISGNSLLHRTPPTAKLVALLIFVVSVTALPSQPWHTVAVLAGVTVLYVIARIPFGTALRQLAPVVPVIALLGLYLWWQNGPTQALTTAFGLVATLAAANLLTLTTTLEELMNGLERSLAPLRRFGVPVDTISLAVSVTIRLIPLMANTVNEVLDARKARGAGLSLTAFGTPVVIRSIRRAQSIGEALMARGAGD; translated from the coding sequence ATGCTCACGTACGTCCCGTTGAGCGTCTACATCAGCGGAAATTCGCTTCTCCATCGCACCCCACCAACGGCCAAACTGGTAGCCCTGCTCATCTTCGTGGTGTCGGTCACGGCGCTGCCGAGCCAGCCGTGGCACACCGTCGCCGTCCTGGCCGGCGTCACCGTGCTGTACGTTATCGCACGGATCCCCTTTGGCACGGCGTTGCGGCAGCTAGCCCCCGTCGTGCCGGTGATTGCCCTGCTCGGGTTGTACCTGTGGTGGCAAAACGGCCCCACCCAGGCGCTCACGACGGCGTTCGGGCTCGTCGCCACGCTCGCGGCCGCGAACCTGCTCACCCTCACAACAACGCTCGAGGAGCTCATGAACGGGCTCGAGCGCAGCCTCGCGCCCCTGCGTCGTTTCGGTGTGCCGGTGGACACCATAAGCCTTGCCGTCTCCGTCACGATCCGGCTGATCCCGCTGATGGCCAACACGGTCAATGAGGTCTTGGACGCGCGAAAGGCCCGCGGAGCGGGCCTTTCGTTGACGGCGTTTGGTACACCAGTGGTGATTCGCAGCATCCGCCGCGCTCAAAGCATCGGCGAGGCGCTCATGGCGCGCGGTGCTGGGGATTAA
- a CDS encoding helix-turn-helix domain-containing protein, with protein MATTTLLLDNFEVAQLKRPLERPVEREAVREPLLREALGMSLRAFRADKNVSLRTLAAKARVSSGYISELERGRKEVSSELLASICEALDTTVAEVLLEAVANLSLKSITDELEASAPAAAEI; from the coding sequence ATGGCAACGACAACTCTTCTTCTCGATAACTTCGAGGTCGCGCAGCTCAAGCGCCCCCTCGAGCGACCCGTTGAGCGCGAAGCGGTGCGCGAGCCTCTGTTACGCGAGGCACTGGGCATGTCCCTGCGCGCCTTCCGCGCGGACAAGAACGTCTCGCTGCGCACACTCGCCGCAAAGGCACGCGTGTCGTCGGGCTACATTTCCGAGCTTGAGCGCGGCCGCAAGGAGGTGTCGTCGGAGCTCCTGGCGTCGATATGCGAGGCCCTCGATACGACGGTGGCCGAGGTGCTGCTCGAGGCGGTGGCGAACCTGTCGCTGAAGTCGATTACCGACGAGCTTGAGGCGAGCGCGCCCGCGGCCGCTGAAATCTAG